A DNA window from Selenomonas sp. oral taxon 126 contains the following coding sequences:
- the nadE gene encoding NAD(+) synthase produces the protein MKIALISMEVAPGRPDLNAASMRAKIAEAKSAHADLALFPALSLSGLFLGGVWKQAAFLRDLADYAEEIAAAADGITVVFGNAAQTDSCTGVRRTLMEARDGVLHEVAHSPLHGAATHFSPLLYELPNENIILAADASPFPICFGAQTLAEMARTKRKSIFYINTLGLQDKGKTVYAFPGRAYAYNADGARVLMSPAYTEGMTVVDTESMPAPLTAAKESPIAPKYRMLHYAVQKFLERIHMERVVIGISGGIDSAVAAALYVDAIGADKVLLVNMPSQFNSATTKGLAAQLAENLGCRHMIVPIEESVAHTVQQLTDVPIMGAAAREGEHLTISSFVRENMQARDRSGRVLSAVAAAWGAGFTCNANKAESTVGYATLYGDQAGFLSALADLWKHEVYALARYLNTEIYKCEVVPQGIIDIVPSAELSDAQNVDEGKGDPIRYLYHDYLFRAFAENNETPEEILAHYADGNLEVYIGCAAGLVADYFPTAEEFIADLERWWGLYTGMAVAKRIQSPPLLSVSGRAYGSDHPESQIGAYETIRYRALKEKLLQK, from the coding sequence ATGAAAATTGCACTGATTTCAATGGAGGTCGCCCCCGGACGCCCCGATCTGAACGCCGCATCCATGCGTGCAAAAATAGCAGAAGCAAAGTCGGCGCACGCCGATCTTGCCCTCTTCCCCGCACTCAGCCTCTCGGGGCTCTTCCTCGGCGGCGTATGGAAGCAGGCCGCATTCCTGCGCGACCTCGCGGACTACGCTGAGGAGATTGCCGCCGCTGCTGACGGCATCACCGTCGTCTTTGGAAACGCCGCGCAGACGGACAGCTGCACGGGCGTGCGCCGCACGCTGATGGAGGCACGGGACGGCGTGCTGCACGAAGTGGCACACAGTCCTCTCCACGGGGCGGCTACGCATTTCTCACCGCTCCTCTATGAGTTGCCAAACGAGAACATCATCCTCGCCGCCGACGCAAGTCCCTTCCCGATTTGCTTTGGTGCACAGACGCTTGCCGAAATGGCGCGAACGAAACGCAAGAGCATCTTCTACATCAATACGCTCGGCCTTCAGGACAAGGGCAAGACCGTCTACGCCTTCCCGGGCAGAGCCTACGCATACAATGCGGACGGTGCGCGCGTCCTTATGTCGCCCGCCTACACGGAGGGGATGACCGTCGTCGATACAGAGTCAATGCCCGCTCCGCTCACAGCGGCGAAGGAATCCCCCATTGCGCCGAAGTACCGCATGCTGCACTACGCCGTGCAAAAATTCCTCGAGCGCATCCATATGGAGCGCGTTGTCATCGGCATCTCGGGCGGTATCGACTCCGCCGTTGCCGCCGCGCTCTACGTCGATGCCATCGGCGCAGACAAAGTGTTGCTCGTCAACATGCCGAGTCAGTTCAACTCCGCAACGACGAAGGGGCTTGCGGCGCAGCTTGCGGAGAATCTCGGCTGCCGTCACATGATCGTCCCGATCGAGGAGAGCGTTGCGCATACCGTGCAGCAGCTCACCGATGTTCCCATCATGGGCGCGGCGGCGCGCGAGGGCGAGCACCTCACAATCTCCTCATTTGTCCGCGAAAATATGCAGGCGCGTGACCGTAGCGGACGCGTCCTCTCCGCCGTCGCAGCTGCGTGGGGCGCAGGCTTTACCTGCAATGCGAACAAGGCGGAGTCCACCGTCGGCTATGCGACCCTCTACGGCGATCAGGCGGGCTTCCTCTCCGCGCTTGCCGACCTCTGGAAGCACGAAGTGTATGCACTCGCACGCTATCTGAACACGGAGATCTACAAGTGCGAGGTCGTGCCGCAGGGCATCATCGACATCGTACCGAGCGCGGAACTGTCCGATGCACAGAACGTCGACGAGGGCAAGGGCGACCCCATCCGCTACCTCTACCACGACTATCTCTTCCGCGCCTTTGCAGAAAACAATGAAACGCCCGAGGAAATTCTCGCACACTATGCGGACGGCAACCTCGAGGTGTATATCGGCTGCGCGGCGGGACTTGTCGCGGATTATTTCCCGACGGCGGAGGAATTTATCGCCGACCTCGAACGCTGGTGGGGGCTCTATACGGGCATGGCAGTCGCAAAGCGCATCCAGTCGCCGCCCCTGCTGTCCGTCAGCGGACGTGCCTACGGCAGCGACCATCCCGAGTCCCAGATCGGCGCGTACG
- the thrC gene encoding threonine synthase, whose translation MYTMDYFSTRGAKERVSSAEAILQGLASDGGLFVPASFPQMTLSEIEALRDLSYEERAVRILRLYLTDYTEEELKGCVSRAYGHTFDDMRRAPVRTVGELEVLELWHGPTSAFKDMALQLLPQLMSTARAKTGEKDTILILVATSGDTGKAALEGFADAEGIRIMVFYPDGGVSPVQRLQMVTQEGANVSVVAVRGNFDDAQRGVKEIFGDAAMAKELAALHTKLSSANSINWGRLVPQIVYYFSAYADLLAAGKIEVGDSVNFTVPTGNFGNILAGYYAKRMGLPVGKLICASNANNVLTDFLQTGIYDRQRDFYRTMSPSMDILVSSNLERLLYHLTEDTATVAAWMKSLAEVGKYDAICLLPALQEHFWAAFADDAATEEEIRAVYERTAYTLDTHTAVAYRAAEDYRRATGDVRPMVVLSTASPYKFGTSVLHALGEDTAGLDEFAQMERLHARSGMEIPARLAALRTAAVLHKGVCEKDGMRAAVLSFAKA comes from the coding sequence ATGTATACAATGGATTATTTCAGCACGCGTGGGGCAAAGGAACGCGTCTCCTCGGCGGAGGCGATCCTGCAGGGGCTTGCCTCTGACGGAGGGCTCTTCGTGCCCGCCTCGTTCCCACAGATGACGCTCTCCGAGATCGAGGCACTCCGCGATCTCTCGTATGAGGAGCGCGCCGTGCGCATCCTTCGCCTCTATCTGACGGACTATACGGAGGAGGAACTGAAGGGCTGCGTCAGCCGCGCCTACGGGCATACATTTGACGATATGCGGCGCGCGCCCGTGCGGACAGTCGGGGAACTCGAGGTGCTCGAGCTGTGGCACGGCCCGACGAGCGCGTTCAAGGACATGGCGCTGCAGCTCCTGCCACAGCTGATGAGTACGGCGCGCGCAAAGACGGGGGAGAAGGACACAATCCTCATCCTCGTTGCAACCTCGGGCGATACGGGCAAGGCGGCGCTCGAGGGCTTTGCGGATGCCGAGGGCATCCGCATCATGGTGTTCTATCCAGATGGCGGCGTCAGCCCAGTGCAGCGCCTCCAGATGGTGACGCAGGAGGGCGCGAATGTCTCCGTCGTGGCGGTGCGCGGCAATTTCGACGATGCACAGCGCGGCGTGAAGGAGATCTTCGGCGATGCGGCGATGGCGAAGGAGCTTGCCGCCCTCCATACGAAGCTCTCCTCGGCGAACTCGATCAACTGGGGACGCCTCGTGCCGCAGATCGTCTACTATTTCAGCGCATACGCCGACCTCCTTGCCGCCGGGAAAATCGAGGTGGGCGACTCCGTGAACTTCACCGTGCCGACGGGGAACTTCGGCAACATCCTCGCGGGTTACTACGCAAAGCGCATGGGGCTGCCTGTCGGAAAGCTCATCTGCGCCTCGAATGCGAACAATGTGCTCACGGACTTTTTGCAGACGGGGATCTACGATCGGCAGCGCGATTTCTACCGGACGATGTCGCCGTCGATGGACATCCTCGTCTCGAGCAACCTCGAGCGTCTGCTCTATCATCTGACGGAGGATACGGCTACGGTTGCCGCATGGATGAAATCGCTTGCAGAGGTCGGAAAATACGATGCGATCTGCCTCCTCCCCGCATTGCAGGAGCACTTCTGGGCGGCGTTTGCAGACGATGCGGCGACGGAGGAGGAGATCCGCGCCGTGTATGAGCGCACAGCCTATACGCTCGATACGCATACGGCGGTTGCCTACCGCGCGGCGGAGGACTATCGGCGTGCGACGGGTGATGTGCGTCCGATGGTCGTGCTCTCGACGGCAAGCCCGTACAAGTTCGGCACGAGCGTGCTCCACGCGCTCGGCGAAGATACGGCGGGCTTGGATGAGTTCGCGCAGATGGAGCGTCTGCATGCGCGGAGCGGGATGGAGATCCCTGCGCGCCTCGCTGCGCTGCGTACGGCTGCCGTGCTGCACAAGGGCGTCTGCGAGAAGGATGGCATGCGTGCGGCAGTACTTTCTTTTGCCAAAGCATAA